The following are from one region of the Silene latifolia isolate original U9 population chromosome 9, ASM4854445v1, whole genome shotgun sequence genome:
- the LOC141601239 gene encoding uncharacterized protein LOC141601239: MYNRNKCAWNYKYNIKTEDFWAMAIKPHHSESWRSILLVKNELITRTGSIEGAQQVLTRSVQAGKLNLSLLYEHFRVPAAKISWAKGVWNPAVLPKHGFLMVLAVQGKLATVDKLNQKGQCIVNRCILCKNDSESHQHLFFNCPFASTVWTGVLQWLRMSNRTKNMRKELKWIARHQQRRHWKARLYSSSLAATVYSLWEERNGRLFREEEHGSDYLLKRIQYVVSVRLLFVTNSRYKDEVADYLNA, encoded by the coding sequence atgtataatagaaataaatgTGCTTGGAATTACAAGTACAACATTAAAACTGAGGATTTCTGGGCTATGGCGATCAAACCTCACCACTCAGAAAGTTGGAGAAGTATTCTGCTGGTTAAGAATGAGCTTATTACTAGAACTGGCAGCATAGAAGGGGCACAGCAAGTCTTGACTCGAAGTGTGCAGGCAGGTAAACTGAATCTCAGCCTACTGTATGAACACTTTAGGGTACCAGCAGCTAAGATAAGTTGGGCAAAAGGAGTTTGGAACCCTGCTGTCTTACCTAAACATGGGTTTCTTATGGTCCTAGCCGTGCAGGGGAAGCTAGCTACTGTTGATAAACTCAATCAGAAAGGGCAATGTATTGTGAACAGATGTATCCTCTGCAAAAATGATAGTGAATCACATCAGCACCTGTTTTTTAATTGTCCCTTTGCCAGTACAGTCTGGACAGGGGTTTTGCAATGGCTGAGAATGAGTAATAGAACAAAGAACATGAGGAAGGAATTAAAATGGATTGCCAGACATCAGCAGAGGAGACATTGGAAAGCTAGACTGTATTCCAGCAGTTTAGCAGCCACGGTCTATAGCTTGTGGGAGGAAAGGAATGGTCGtctttttcgtgaagaagaaCATGGTTCTGATTATCTTTTGAAACGTATACAGTATGTAGTCAGTGTGAGGCTTCTCTTTGTAACTAATTCTCGATATAAGGATGAGGTGGCAGATTATCTAAATGCTTGA